In Leptospira congkakensis, one DNA window encodes the following:
- the gyrA gene encoding DNA gyrase subunit A produces the protein MTEQNGQENESNKTLALNLSGRPDVAGALKAGVRVIPVEIEDQMKEAYLDYAMSVIVGRALPDVRDGLKPVHRRVLHAMNERAWRSDRPYVKSAKIVGEVIGNYHPHGDAPVYETMVRMAQTFSMRETLIDGQGNFGSVDGDNAAAYRYTEAKLTKLAEELLRDIEKNTVSFSPNFDDTRQQPDVLPANFPNILVNGSTGIAVGMATNIPPHNLKESVNAVIALIQNPDITLPELMKIIPGPDFPTGGTIIGGEGLYQAYATGKGSIRIRSKVDIIENNKGREIIVVNEIPYQVNKKNLLEKIGDLVNEKIIEGISEILDLSDRKGIRVEIHIKKDANAQVILNQLFKLTQLQVSYGITMLAILNNRPKIFSLKEILKSYADHRNEVVIKRTEFDLDKALKRAHILEGLRIALDNIDEVIRIIRASKDVKEAQGSLMATFSLSEIQADAILEMRLQRLTSLEVQKIIEELEQVRLLIADLEDILAKPERVKSIICEELGKVAQSFGNTRATEISLESLESSTFNAEDLIADEEVVVQLSEDMFIKRLPMDTFRRQKRGGKGVQGISTKREDFVKKLSSAMTHDNLMLFSNKGRAFLMKVYELPIATKEARGKSLKAVINLNDDEIITSLFTFRNFDESYLLMVTREGFVKKIQLDEFTNTKKSGIIAIGLRDGDELIDVIANPNNFDVFIGSKNGLAIRMNLNELRSQGRTASGVTAMKLEDDDAIAGITKVEPGTNLFCVSENGFGKRTDFEEFSTKGRGGKGMTYLKIGEKNGRAVGIASVKEEDELLVITQSGMAIRVEVKTISMVGRSAMGVKVVNTKDDDFVKDFAVVRDSESESE, from the coding sequence ATGACCGAACAAAACGGCCAAGAAAACGAATCAAACAAAACCTTAGCACTGAATCTTTCCGGTAGACCAGACGTAGCCGGTGCTCTCAAAGCAGGTGTAAGAGTCATTCCGGTGGAAATCGAAGATCAGATGAAAGAAGCTTACCTTGATTATGCGATGAGTGTAATTGTAGGTCGAGCATTACCTGATGTTAGAGATGGATTAAAACCAGTTCATAGACGTGTTCTTCATGCGATGAATGAAAGAGCATGGAGATCGGATCGTCCTTATGTGAAATCGGCAAAAATTGTTGGAGAAGTGATTGGTAACTATCACCCGCATGGTGACGCTCCTGTTTATGAAACCATGGTTCGGATGGCCCAAACTTTTTCCATGCGGGAAACTCTGATTGATGGTCAAGGTAACTTTGGATCTGTCGACGGAGACAACGCGGCGGCCTATCGTTATACGGAAGCAAAACTCACAAAACTTGCAGAAGAACTTCTTAGAGATATCGAAAAGAACACCGTAAGTTTTTCGCCAAACTTTGATGATACGAGACAACAACCTGACGTATTACCAGCTAATTTTCCAAATATTTTGGTGAATGGTTCTACGGGAATTGCCGTGGGTATGGCAACAAACATCCCTCCGCATAACCTAAAAGAATCGGTGAATGCGGTCATTGCCCTCATTCAAAATCCTGACATCACACTTCCAGAACTGATGAAGATTATACCAGGTCCGGATTTTCCTACAGGTGGAACCATTATTGGTGGAGAAGGTCTCTACCAAGCATACGCAACAGGAAAAGGTTCGATTCGCATTCGTTCGAAAGTGGATATCATTGAAAATAACAAAGGTCGCGAGATCATTGTTGTGAATGAAATTCCTTACCAAGTAAACAAAAAGAACTTACTCGAAAAAATCGGGGATTTGGTAAATGAAAAGATCATTGAAGGGATCTCTGAAATTCTAGACCTTTCCGATCGGAAAGGAATTCGTGTTGAGATCCATATCAAAAAGGATGCGAACGCACAAGTAATTCTAAACCAACTTTTCAAACTCACTCAATTACAAGTGAGTTATGGAATTACGATGCTTGCGATTCTAAACAATCGTCCAAAAATCTTTTCTCTCAAAGAAATTCTTAAATCATATGCGGATCATAGAAATGAAGTCGTTATCAAACGAACTGAATTTGATTTAGACAAAGCACTCAAAAGAGCCCATATTTTAGAAGGGCTTCGCATTGCACTTGATAACATCGATGAAGTGATTCGTATCATTCGTGCTTCGAAAGATGTAAAAGAAGCCCAAGGTTCCCTCATGGCTACCTTTTCTCTTTCTGAAATCCAAGCGGATGCCATTTTGGAAATGCGTTTACAACGTTTAACTTCCTTAGAAGTTCAAAAGATTATCGAAGAACTAGAACAAGTGCGACTTCTCATTGCTGACTTAGAAGACATTCTTGCAAAACCAGAACGAGTGAAATCGATCATTTGTGAAGAACTTGGGAAAGTTGCTCAATCTTTTGGAAACACTCGTGCTACAGAAATTAGTTTAGAGTCTTTGGAATCCTCAACATTCAACGCAGAAGATTTGATTGCTGATGAAGAAGTGGTTGTCCAACTTTCAGAAGATATGTTTATCAAACGTCTTCCTATGGATACATTCCGACGCCAAAAACGAGGTGGAAAGGGTGTTCAAGGGATCTCTACGAAAAGGGAAGACTTTGTTAAAAAACTAAGTAGTGCTATGACTCACGATAACTTGATGCTTTTCTCGAATAAAGGAAGAGCCTTCCTTATGAAAGTTTATGAGTTACCGATTGCTACAAAAGAAGCACGTGGTAAATCACTGAAAGCAGTGATCAACTTAAATGATGATGAAATCATTACTTCATTATTTACATTCCGAAACTTCGACGAGTCGTATCTTCTTATGGTGACAAGAGAAGGATTTGTGAAAAAAATCCAATTAGATGAATTCACAAATACCAAAAAATCGGGAATCATTGCCATTGGCCTTCGTGACGGTGATGAACTAATTGATGTGATTGCCAATCCAAACAACTTTGATGTGTTTATCGGAAGTAAAAATGGTCTCGCAATTCGAATGAATTTGAATGAACTTCGTTCGCAAGGTAGAACAGCTTCCGGTGTGACAGCCATGAAGTTAGAAGACGATGATGCCATTGCAGGGATTACAAAAGTAGAACCGGGAACTAATTTATTCTGCGTATCCGAAAACGGATTTGGAAAGAGAACTGATTTTGAAGAGTTCTCTACTAAAGGTCGTGGTGGCAAAGGGATGACCTACTTAAAGATTGGTGAAAAAAATGGACGGGCTGTTGGAATTGCTTCTGTAAAAGAAGAAGATGAACTACTCGTCATCACACAATCTGGAATGGCGATTCGTGTAGAAGTCAAAACAATCTCAATGGTGGGTCGTTCTGCTATGGGTGTCAAAGTTGTGAATACCAAAGATGATGACTTTGTAAAAGACTTTGCCGTCGTTAGAGATTCAGAATCCGAGTCGGAATAA